One Leptospira wolbachii serovar Codice str. CDC genomic region harbors:
- a CDS encoding DUF4468 domain-containing protein has protein sequence MMPKRILLLALFFLIFQNSMCLKLWTVSSKYRTTEDARDHKSYQKTRSYLKAKQWLEYKLDPELSKIESENQETGELRGIGLIKCYVPYGIGEVDANEHEFEYVIKVQEGHAEMQINKIFSFIRDPNDIILNYGPKNEKVAKITIRSCFRPLMDDFFEFIK, from the coding sequence ATGATGCCAAAACGAATTCTCCTATTAGCTTTATTTTTCCTAATTTTTCAGAACTCCATGTGTTTGAAACTTTGGACCGTATCTTCCAAATACCGGACTACAGAAGATGCCAGAGACCATAAATCCTACCAGAAGACCCGCAGTTATCTGAAGGCCAAACAATGGTTGGAGTACAAGTTGGATCCGGAGCTTTCTAAAATCGAATCAGAAAACCAAGAAACAGGAGAACTCCGAGGCATTGGCCTCATTAAATGTTACGTTCCCTATGGAATTGGGGAAGTGGATGCCAATGAACATGAATTTGAATATGTGATCAAGGTGCAAGAAGGGCATGCAGAGATGCAAATCAACAAAATCTTTTCCTTCATTCGGGATCCGAATGACATTATTTTGAACTATGGACCTAAAAATGAAAAGGTAGCCAAAATTACCATTCGGTCCTGCTTTCGACCGCTAATGGATGATTTTTTTGAATTTATAAAATAG
- a CDS encoding lysophospholipid acyltransferase family protein encodes MENTVDQVKKNVENIKKFVTPFFNLAVNTTVYGYHNIVPNGKLILTCNHRSDMDPFVIGTVFPRFISWIAAEYTTRIPLFKDLVEKTGTIPMAIDGNISMASIKKVQQVFKNGDVLGIFPEGHDYMVQNDFSAPLANFHSGFAAFSLRNKVDILPTVIIPDEETVTDYPIPPLVRAFMGMPKEVCDIKRRVVYKKINVVFGEVIKYENYAHLPLDKGMVEVSNETKRRMGELQKVDYLKK; translated from the coding sequence ATGGAAAACACCGTAGACCAAGTCAAAAAGAACGTTGAGAACATCAAAAAGTTTGTCACTCCGTTCTTTAATTTGGCTGTAAACACAACTGTCTACGGTTACCATAACATTGTTCCCAATGGCAAACTCATCCTTACCTGCAACCACAGAAGCGATATGGATCCCTTTGTCATAGGTACAGTTTTCCCCAGGTTTATTTCCTGGATTGCCGCGGAGTATACAACGCGTATCCCCCTTTTCAAAGACTTAGTCGAAAAGACAGGAACCATTCCTATGGCCATTGATGGAAATATCTCTATGGCCAGTATCAAAAAGGTACAGCAGGTCTTTAAGAATGGAGATGTGCTCGGAATTTTTCCAGAAGGCCATGACTATATGGTGCAAAACGATTTCTCTGCCCCACTTGCCAACTTCCATTCCGGATTTGCGGCCTTTAGTCTTCGTAACAAAGTTGATATCCTACCTACTGTAATCATTCCCGATGAAGAAACAGTCACAGACTATCCCATACCTCCTCTGGTTCGTGCCTTTATGGGTATGCCAAAAGAAGTTTGTGATATCAAACGTCGTGTGGTTTACAAAAAAATCAATGTAGTGTTTGGGGAAGTGATTAAGTATGAGAACTACGCCCACCTACCGCTTGACAAGGGTATGGTGGAAGTTTCGAACGAAACCAAACGTAGAATGGGTGAATTACAAAAAGTAGATTATTTAAAAAAATAA
- the dapF gene encoding diaminopimelate epimerase translates to MKINFTKMEGIGNDYVYIDATKNDIRLSPEQIQKLSDRNFGIGGDGVIFIRNSKTGEFQMDMYNSDGSSSEMCGNGVRCVGKFVFDHGLTKNHKPTIETGKGVLTLDLKTGNNGKVEMVTVDMGEPILKPSLVPIVWPGDEAVINQVIEVQGKQYHFTAVSMGNPHCVIYVDDADAFPVREIGSLIENHPLFPRRVNVEFVSVRGKDHLYQRTWERGAGETLACGTGACAVTVASILNGKTGRSVQIDLRGGTLHVEWKENGSVMMTGPAKEVFSGEVEI, encoded by the coding sequence ATGAAAATCAACTTCACCAAAATGGAAGGAATTGGAAATGACTATGTGTATATCGACGCAACGAAAAACGATATTCGCCTGAGTCCCGAACAAATCCAAAAACTATCCGACCGGAATTTTGGAATTGGTGGTGATGGGGTGATTTTTATCCGTAACTCAAAAACGGGTGAGTTCCAAATGGACATGTACAACTCGGATGGAAGTTCCTCTGAGATGTGTGGGAATGGAGTTCGTTGTGTTGGAAAGTTTGTGTTTGACCATGGACTTACCAAAAATCATAAACCCACCATTGAAACTGGGAAAGGTGTCCTCACCCTCGACTTAAAAACGGGAAACAATGGCAAGGTGGAAATGGTCACCGTTGATATGGGAGAACCTATCTTAAAACCATCTCTTGTTCCAATCGTTTGGCCTGGTGACGAAGCAGTCATCAACCAAGTGATCGAAGTCCAAGGAAAACAATATCATTTTACAGCTGTTAGTATGGGAAATCCCCATTGTGTGATTTATGTGGATGATGCCGATGCCTTCCCTGTCAGAGAAATCGGATCACTCATTGAAAACCATCCCTTATTCCCAAGAAGGGTGAATGTAGAATTTGTTTCTGTCAGAGGCAAAGACCATCTCTACCAAAGGACTTGGGAGAGAGGCGCTGGAGAGACCTTAGCTTGTGGGACAGGGGCTTGTGCGGTGACTGTGGCATCCATCCTCAATGGAAAAACAGGTCGGTCCGTACAAATTGATCTACGCGGCGGAACTCTTCATGTTGAATGGAAAGAAAATGGATCTGTGATGATGACGGGACCTGCCAAAGAAGTGTTTTCGGGAGAAGTGGAGATTTAG
- a CDS encoding class I SAM-dependent methyltransferase — MKSCILCQSSESKTVFNENGTPILECKNCGHVYSSYEQEEHYEGYWDGAEQTYDLKWWDDAHRAVYSDFISTYLKSDKGNLLDVGCGLGFFVKAVLTKKTGWSAVGYEISKQAVKFANEQNGMKTVHAGLVQDSKLPKESFDIITLWDVIEHIPKPHSLLTYLHGLLKPGGILFLQTPNFPIQLAKANLKVKLKGMQEGVHYLEAKDHVNNYKMKTLAELGKQCGFTDPKYKVLMPILSVSGSKSKLAVYFKLGYYCLTKIIFGLSFGTINWNNTLFLTLRKP, encoded by the coding sequence ATGAAATCTTGTATCCTTTGCCAATCTTCCGAGTCCAAAACCGTATTCAATGAAAATGGAACCCCCATTTTGGAATGTAAAAATTGTGGTCATGTCTATTCCTCTTATGAACAAGAAGAACATTACGAAGGTTATTGGGACGGGGCAGAACAGACTTACGATTTAAAATGGTGGGATGATGCTCACCGCGCAGTGTATTCCGATTTTATTTCTACTTACTTAAAATCAGACAAAGGGAACCTTCTCGATGTAGGATGTGGACTGGGTTTTTTTGTAAAGGCAGTACTTACTAAAAAAACTGGTTGGTCTGCTGTGGGGTATGAGATTTCCAAACAAGCTGTCAAATTTGCCAACGAACAAAATGGAATGAAAACTGTACATGCAGGTCTTGTGCAAGACTCCAAACTACCCAAAGAAAGTTTTGATATCATCACTTTGTGGGACGTGATCGAACACATTCCGAAACCCCATTCCCTACTCACTTATTTACATGGACTCCTTAAACCAGGTGGGATTCTATTTTTACAAACTCCTAACTTCCCCATCCAACTTGCCAAAGCCAATTTGAAGGTGAAACTAAAAGGGATGCAAGAAGGGGTTCATTACTTAGAAGCCAAAGACCATGTAAACAACTACAAAATGAAAACATTGGCAGAGTTAGGAAAACAATGTGGATTTACAGATCCAAAATACAAAGTACTTATGCCCATCCTTTCTGTATCAGGTAGCAAAAGTAAACTTGCCGTATATTTTAAGTTAGGTTATTATTGCCTTACCAAAATCATCTTTGGTTTGAGTTTTGGAACCATCAATTGGAATAATACTTTATTTCTGACGCTTCGAAAGCCATAA
- a CDS encoding HAD family hydrolase: MVFLSDMALFLDLDNTLLPSKPAYKYALTECAKDWENRKLGGDFLSLYESARTKVKNQLVGHSSNRLRLLCFKLMLDESLSSGFQTKDIIDVLWMEERYHFHFLSYLKNESKKENYQTKLFPKLLALSNKFPIFLTTNETLRTQLLKVSSFLPDHFRFTLITSEEVGHEKPTTEFFSYLLELAKENPEDCILLGDNWDDDVLGANRHGIASVHVPEMWDEGREVNEYPFESSAPIWKAPNTVAALDFAELWLSKRQK; the protein is encoded by the coding sequence ATGGTTTTCCTTTCTGATATGGCTTTGTTTTTGGATTTGGACAATACCCTTTTACCCTCGAAACCAGCATATAAGTATGCTTTAACCGAATGTGCTAAGGATTGGGAGAATCGAAAGTTAGGTGGTGATTTTTTATCCTTATACGAATCTGCCAGAACAAAAGTAAAAAACCAACTTGTAGGCCATAGTTCGAACCGGCTGCGACTTTTGTGTTTTAAATTGATGTTGGATGAGTCTTTGTCTTCGGGATTCCAAACCAAAGACATTATTGATGTTTTGTGGATGGAAGAAAGATATCATTTCCATTTTCTTTCTTATCTAAAAAATGAATCTAAGAAAGAAAATTACCAAACCAAACTTTTTCCAAAACTTCTGGCTCTTTCAAATAAGTTCCCTATTTTTCTAACGACCAACGAAACCTTACGAACGCAATTATTAAAAGTATCTTCCTTTTTGCCAGATCACTTTCGTTTTACTCTTATCACTTCGGAAGAGGTGGGGCATGAAAAACCCACAACGGAGTTTTTTTCATATCTTTTGGAACTTGCCAAAGAAAATCCCGAGGATTGTATTTTACTTGGGGACAATTGGGACGACGATGTGCTCGGTGCGAATCGTCATGGAATTGCTAGTGTACATGTTCCCGAAATGTGGGATGAGGGTCGCGAAGTGAATGAATATCCTTTTGAATCTTCGGCACCAATTTGGAAGGCACCGAATACTGTGGCAGCTTTGGACTTTGCCGAGTTATGGCTTTCGAAGCGTCAGAAATAA
- the fliD gene encoding flagellar filament capping protein FliD, producing the protein MPAYTMPGLMTGQNTNDIVKKLVELERRPIRRWETENEYAKAQMQIWGEVKNLTTNLQTKTRALVSFTAPFATKSVSSSEEGVITGEASRAAKSGNRALEITEMASKHQLSGVAIDTDIRLPEGSFTIYSGKSKENVTFPGGGLTELTQAIKNMAGGLAETSLIKIDKDSSILTVTSVKTGKKNELQFSDPNGILKLAGLVGENKAGLENTNQLLSLDILKSKVWEPTKFKKSETETEKLVQTEEGISIKADTAFAVPIAVTEIKERAFVEIEIVGEAPAVMELGIGFEKEGSVRNKFLPITKTESKYIFPAGDYASDKNLTTIILSNAATTPVLIKSVTLVTPPAPGTAEPLKVLQEGKDLKIKIDGVEITRETNDAIADVLEGISFNVHKVTEKPVTLKIHVDHAKGSALIKEWVDAYNELMKFSKEVISVEKNARISDKKESDDSKAADISKDFWDNKSKSGILAGENSIQRLIASLKTTANSYYPAPKDNGFKVLTDIGISTGAVGSNWEKIQDGLLQIDQERLVSVLSENPDGVRDLFASDPNNDAKMEEGVGIRLLEILKPYNQYASGIVTSKVKLLEESVAGNNKKIKEHESHLISFEAKLKQRFLYMEQGVGKNKSVGNYLQNNMFRGNGGE; encoded by the coding sequence ATGCCAGCATACACCATGCCGGGTTTGATGACCGGGCAAAATACAAACGATATCGTTAAAAAACTGGTCGAACTCGAGCGTAGACCCATCAGGCGTTGGGAAACGGAAAACGAGTATGCCAAAGCACAAATGCAAATTTGGGGTGAGGTAAAAAACCTGACCACAAACCTCCAAACCAAAACGCGCGCCCTTGTTTCCTTTACCGCACCTTTTGCTACCAAATCGGTCTCTTCTTCCGAAGAAGGGGTGATTACAGGTGAAGCCTCTCGTGCTGCTAAGTCGGGAAACCGAGCTCTAGAGATCACAGAAATGGCAAGCAAACACCAGTTATCTGGTGTTGCGATCGATACAGACATTCGTTTGCCAGAAGGTAGTTTTACAATCTACTCTGGAAAGTCGAAAGAAAATGTCACCTTTCCTGGTGGGGGACTCACGGAACTCACACAAGCCATTAAAAATATGGCCGGTGGTCTTGCCGAAACATCTCTCATTAAAATTGATAAAGACTCCTCCATTCTCACCGTAACTTCCGTAAAGACCGGTAAAAAAAATGAACTCCAGTTTTCGGATCCCAATGGAATTTTGAAACTGGCAGGTCTTGTTGGGGAAAACAAGGCGGGTCTTGAAAACACAAATCAATTATTATCCTTAGATATACTCAAATCCAAAGTCTGGGAACCGACAAAGTTTAAAAAATCGGAAACAGAAACCGAGAAATTGGTCCAAACCGAAGAAGGAATTTCGATTAAAGCAGACACTGCGTTTGCAGTCCCGATTGCTGTGACCGAAATTAAAGAAAGAGCTTTTGTCGAAATCGAAATTGTTGGGGAAGCTCCTGCGGTGATGGAGCTCGGGATTGGTTTTGAAAAAGAGGGTAGTGTCCGTAATAAATTCCTTCCTATTACCAAAACGGAATCCAAATATATTTTCCCTGCGGGTGATTATGCTTCGGATAAAAATCTAACAACAATTATACTATCAAATGCGGCGACCACACCAGTTCTTATCAAATCAGTAACTCTTGTGACTCCCCCGGCTCCGGGAACGGCGGAGCCATTAAAGGTATTACAAGAAGGGAAAGACCTTAAAATCAAAATTGATGGAGTGGAAATCACTCGTGAAACAAACGACGCCATCGCTGATGTTTTAGAAGGAATTTCTTTTAATGTTCACAAAGTCACAGAAAAACCTGTGACTTTAAAGATCCATGTGGATCATGCTAAGGGTTCTGCTCTCATCAAAGAATGGGTGGATGCCTATAACGAACTTATGAAGTTTTCAAAGGAAGTGATTTCCGTTGAAAAAAATGCAAGAATCTCTGATAAAAAAGAAAGTGATGATTCCAAAGCCGCAGATATCTCCAAGGATTTTTGGGATAACAAATCTAAGTCAGGAATCCTAGCCGGTGAAAATTCGATCCAAAGACTAATCGCATCTTTAAAAACAACAGCTAACTCGTACTATCCGGCACCGAAAGACAATGGATTTAAAGTTCTGACAGACATTGGAATCTCCACTGGGGCTGTGGGATCCAACTGGGAAAAAATCCAAGATGGACTATTACAAATCGACCAAGAAAGACTTGTATCTGTTCTTTCTGAAAATCCGGATGGAGTTCGTGATTTGTTTGCCTCTGACCCGAATAACGATGCAAAGATGGAAGAAGGTGTTGGGATTCGTTTATTAGAAATCCTGAAACCTTACAACCAGTATGCATCTGGAATTGTCACAAGCAAAGTAAAACTTCTTGAAGAAAGTGTCGCAGGAAATAATAAAAAAATCAAAGAACATGAGTCTCATCTCATTAGTTTTGAAGCCAAACTGAAACAACGTTTTCTCTACATGGAACAAGGTGTAGGGAAAAACAAATCAGTTGGGAACTATTTGCAGAATAATATGTTTAGAGGTAACGGTGGGGAATGA
- the ppk1 gene encoding polyphosphate kinase 1, with amino-acid sequence MSSNSTKGLGIYRIFSFPNPRIMTASPTEKIELGNQNIFFDRELSWVDFNHRVLEESFDKENPLLERLKFLCITESNLDEFFMVRVAGLVNLKNAGIEERSLNGKRTSETVAELYSKVGEFVKGQYESLNEILIELKTNKIVVVQDPSELAGDDIQFVKNYYKREVSSILTPLAIDPSHPFPHILNRTLNLGITLYSDDDKNKAKELFAIVQVPSVLPRFLQLPPNKESDVRRYFPLEEIIKLHLGDLFYGMNVKQIHTFKIVRDADISINEEQNIGDLLTTMKNELKNRMWGDAVRLDVHSGAGHIKELLRGLLELEEYQVMEIPTLLSLNDMMFFQGLEKTSHLKYSYPVPKSGFAAKKSESIFSEIRKNDHLLHHPYESFKSIEDMLKIASQDPKVLAIKMTLYRTSGDSPIIQFLGEAAENGKQVTVLVELKARFDEERNIRWAKKLEDSGVHVVYGVVGLKIHCKMLLIVRREDDKLNRYVHLGTGNYNSTTARFYTDISLFTANPEITEDVAILFNTITSSGKMPRLSKIYAAPTFLKEEFLHLIQRETDNAKNGKQARVIFKMNSLVDPDVILKLYEASQAGVKIDLIIRGICCLRPGIPGVSDRINVRSIVGRYLEHSRIYSFENGGKPEVYLASADCMPRNFLRRIEVTFPILQDKHRKRIGKILELLLRDNTQARVLESDGSYTRLTPGDDDPAVNSQIDMVDI; translated from the coding sequence ATGTCGTCGAATTCTACAAAAGGATTAGGAATTTACAGAATTTTTTCCTTCCCAAATCCTAGAATTATGACTGCTAGCCCTACAGAAAAAATAGAACTGGGGAACCAAAATATCTTCTTCGACCGCGAACTTTCCTGGGTCGACTTCAACCACCGTGTCCTCGAAGAGTCCTTCGACAAAGAAAACCCTCTTCTCGAACGCCTTAAGTTTCTTTGTATCACAGAATCGAATTTAGACGAGTTTTTTATGGTCCGTGTGGCCGGACTTGTGAACCTAAAAAATGCAGGAATTGAAGAACGAAGCCTCAACGGAAAACGAACTTCCGAAACTGTTGCCGAACTTTATTCCAAAGTGGGAGAATTTGTCAAAGGACAATATGAATCCCTAAATGAGATCCTCATTGAACTGAAAACGAACAAAATTGTAGTTGTACAAGACCCAAGTGAACTTGCCGGTGATGATATCCAATTTGTAAAAAACTATTACAAACGAGAAGTGTCTTCTATTCTCACTCCTCTTGCGATTGATCCCTCCCATCCATTTCCTCATATTCTCAACCGAACGTTGAACCTCGGAATCACTTTGTATTCTGATGATGATAAAAACAAAGCAAAAGAACTTTTTGCGATCGTTCAGGTACCAAGTGTTCTTCCTCGTTTTTTACAATTACCACCGAACAAAGAATCGGATGTAAGAAGATACTTCCCATTAGAAGAAATCATTAAACTTCATTTAGGTGACCTTTTTTATGGAATGAATGTAAAACAAATTCATACCTTTAAAATTGTTCGGGATGCAGATATCTCTATCAACGAAGAACAAAACATTGGTGACCTTCTTACCACGATGAAAAACGAACTAAAAAATAGGATGTGGGGAGACGCCGTTCGTTTGGATGTCCATTCGGGTGCAGGTCATATCAAAGAACTATTACGTGGGCTTTTAGAGTTGGAAGAATACCAAGTGATGGAAATTCCCACCTTACTTAGTTTAAACGATATGATGTTTTTTCAGGGTTTAGAAAAAACAAGCCATCTGAAATATTCCTATCCCGTTCCTAAGTCTGGATTTGCTGCCAAAAAAAGTGAATCTATCTTTTCTGAAATTCGCAAAAACGACCACTTACTCCACCATCCTTACGAAAGTTTTAAATCCATTGAGGACATGTTAAAAATTGCAAGCCAAGACCCGAAGGTACTGGCCATTAAAATGACTTTGTACAGAACCTCTGGAGATTCCCCCATCATCCAATTTTTGGGAGAAGCAGCAGAGAATGGAAAACAAGTCACTGTACTTGTGGAACTCAAAGCAAGGTTTGATGAAGAAAGAAATATCCGTTGGGCAAAAAAATTAGAAGATAGCGGTGTCCACGTAGTGTATGGTGTGGTTGGTCTTAAAATCCATTGTAAGATGTTACTCATCGTACGCAGAGAAGATGATAAACTGAATCGTTATGTGCACTTAGGTACGGGAAATTATAACTCCACCACTGCCAGATTTTATACCGACATAAGTTTATTCACTGCAAACCCAGAAATTACAGAAGACGTTGCAATTCTTTTTAATACCATCACAAGTTCGGGGAAGATGCCAAGGCTTTCGAAAATTTATGCTGCTCCCACTTTCTTAAAAGAAGAGTTTCTCCATCTCATCCAAAGAGAAACAGACAATGCAAAGAATGGAAAACAAGCCCGTGTGATCTTTAAAATGAACTCTCTTGTGGACCCTGATGTGATTTTAAAACTCTATGAAGCCTCACAAGCTGGTGTCAAAATTGATCTAATCATTCGAGGGATATGCTGTCTAAGGCCCGGAATTCCGGGGGTTTCGGATAGGATCAATGTTCGCTCCATTGTAGGACGGTATTTAGAACACTCTAGGATTTATAGTTTTGAAAACGGTGGGAAACCAGAAGTGTATTTGGCATCTGCGGATTGTATGCCAAGAAACTTTCTTCGCCGAATTGAAGTTACGTTTCCCATCTTACAAGACAAACATAGGAAAAGAATCGGCAAAATTTTAGAACTCCTCCTTCGAGACAATACCCAAGCAAGGGTTCTCGAATCAGACGGATCCTACACTCGTTTGACACCAGGGGATGATGACCCTGCGGTAAACTCTCAAATTGACATGGTTGATATCTAA
- a CDS encoding FAD-binding oxidoreductase, giving the protein MDFTKTKTDLGQLIGDKKVIQKNDGTMDEALFNSYGTDRTKVYPPNYQVLVFPETTEDVAAIVSYAYKNEIAVVPSGGRTGYAGGAVAKNGEIVVSLSKMNQVVDFDPFLGTLHVQAGMITKNLHKEAEERGFYFPVDFAATGSSHIGGNIATNAGGVRVVHYGLIRDWILGLTVVNGKGEVYRFNGEILKNNTGYDLKHLFIGSEGTLGIITEAVVKLTKPPKDIRVIFLAVPEYKNILEIFRETHNFDLPLLAFEFLTDYCLDKVKEHLGVPDPFQAPSKYYVLMEFEVSGDSDEERLYSILESITEKELITDGTIAQNSRQNETFWKYREGISESLSLAYTVHKNDISLPLRNMEAFLDEMTALLTSKYQGFHIALFGHIGDGNLHLNIVKPKDLSDAEFFTQCKKVDPEMFTLIQKFKGSISAEHGIGLLKKDYLNFSRSESEIDTMRAIKLAFDPKGILNPGKVL; this is encoded by the coding sequence ATGGATTTTACAAAAACTAAAACTGACTTAGGCCAACTCATTGGCGATAAAAAGGTCATTCAAAAAAATGATGGAACCATGGATGAGGCTTTATTCAATTCCTATGGAACGGATAGAACCAAAGTGTATCCACCCAATTACCAAGTCCTCGTTTTTCCAGAGACAACAGAAGATGTAGCGGCAATCGTTTCTTACGCTTACAAAAATGAAATTGCTGTAGTTCCTTCGGGGGGACGAACAGGTTATGCAGGCGGCGCTGTTGCAAAAAATGGAGAGATCGTTGTTTCTTTATCCAAGATGAACCAAGTAGTTGATTTTGATCCTTTCCTTGGCACCTTACACGTACAAGCTGGTATGATCACGAAAAACCTACACAAAGAAGCTGAAGAACGTGGATTTTATTTTCCTGTAGATTTTGCAGCGACTGGATCTAGTCATATCGGTGGAAACATTGCCACCAATGCGGGAGGCGTTCGCGTAGTTCACTATGGACTGATCCGGGACTGGATTCTTGGCCTTACCGTTGTGAATGGGAAGGGGGAAGTTTACAGGTTCAATGGAGAAATTCTAAAGAACAATACAGGGTATGATCTCAAACATCTGTTTATCGGTTCGGAAGGAACACTCGGAATCATTACAGAGGCTGTTGTCAAACTCACAAAACCTCCGAAAGACATTCGTGTCATTTTCCTTGCTGTCCCCGAATACAAAAACATCTTAGAAATCTTTCGAGAAACACATAACTTCGATTTACCCCTCCTTGCTTTTGAGTTTTTAACTGACTATTGTTTGGATAAAGTGAAAGAACATTTAGGTGTTCCAGATCCATTCCAAGCACCTAGCAAATACTATGTGCTTATGGAATTTGAAGTGAGTGGAGATTCGGATGAAGAAAGACTTTATTCCATCTTAGAGTCCATTACCGAAAAAGAACTAATTACCGATGGAACCATTGCCCAAAACTCACGCCAAAACGAAACGTTCTGGAAGTATCGCGAAGGGATTTCTGAATCCTTATCTCTTGCCTACACAGTCCACAAAAATGATATCTCTCTTCCCCTTCGCAACATGGAAGCTTTTTTAGATGAGATGACAGCGTTGTTAACATCGAAATACCAAGGATTTCACATTGCCCTTTTTGGACACATTGGGGACGGGAATCTCCACCTAAACATTGTTAAACCAAAAGATCTATCTGATGCGGAATTCTTTACCCAATGCAAAAAAGTGGATCCTGAAATGTTCACCCTCATTCAAAAATTCAAAGGTTCGATTTCTGCTGAACATGGAATTGGACTGCTAAAGAAGGATTATTTGAATTTTTCCAGGTCCGAATCAGAAATTGACACCATGCGGGCCATTAAATTGGCATTTGACCCCAAAGGGATCCTAAACCCAGGAAAAGTGCTTTAA
- a CDS encoding TolC family protein produces the protein MSFYNRIGIYLFLVFSTSYLWGETRVAQASEALKRQLSDENPRSSLGSSLYPDDQRFTKEIDLESAETLLWKNNLLLIASRFQIDVKKAGILQAGLYANPNIAIDQSIFAEPTQRYFDTTRSGQSVIQIQQVFLLGGKIDKRVKVAELNAKISEQDFYDLARAVITKLRRTFYTVYFYKKAVVFYDQSIASIEKTVDSSELAYKRRALLQAEHLRLKALLFFLKKEREDLAIKVFEKEADLKVLLNDDLYRDARIEFSPIVNETNLDLIVPNEVRLQDLVEIARENRPDLKKALQTLRFEEANLELQYANAIPDLSFGPVYNRGGTAFQNYWGVTAQLSVPLFDRNQGNIQAAEKAILVRKQELKNNILEVENEVAVAYQSARIKDALYKRFSNAYIKDYGSLSLDMIMSYEKKYITILEFADFFETYRSSIVEMLKLQTDRMEAIENVNYSVGKGIFIPKSENQTNPKSEE, from the coding sequence ATGAGTTTTTATAACAGAATCGGTATCTACCTCTTTCTCGTGTTTTCTACCTCCTATCTTTGGGGGGAGACTAGAGTAGCACAAGCAAGTGAAGCGCTTAAAAGGCAACTTTCAGATGAAAATCCAAGGTCGTCCTTGGGATCCAGTCTGTATCCTGATGACCAAAGGTTCACAAAGGAAATTGATTTAGAATCTGCTGAGACGCTGCTCTGGAAAAACAACCTGTTACTCATTGCCTCCCGCTTTCAAATCGATGTAAAAAAAGCAGGGATTTTACAAGCCGGACTCTATGCAAATCCGAACATAGCAATTGACCAGAGTATATTTGCTGAACCTACACAAAGATACTTTGATACGACGAGGTCTGGGCAATCGGTAATCCAAATCCAACAAGTATTCCTACTTGGTGGTAAAATTGACAAACGAGTGAAAGTAGCAGAACTCAATGCAAAGATCTCTGAACAAGATTTTTACGATTTAGCCCGTGCCGTCATTACTAAACTAAGAAGAACTTTTTATACAGTTTATTTTTACAAGAAGGCAGTTGTGTTTTATGACCAAAGTATCGCCTCTATTGAAAAAACTGTAGATTCCTCGGAACTTGCTTATAAAAGAAGAGCTCTCCTACAAGCAGAGCATTTACGTTTGAAAGCACTTTTGTTTTTCTTAAAAAAAGAAAGAGAAGATTTAGCTATCAAAGTTTTTGAAAAAGAAGCAGATCTAAAAGTTCTTTTGAATGATGATCTGTATCGTGATGCAAGAATTGAATTCAGTCCGATTGTGAATGAAACAAACTTAGATTTGATTGTTCCCAATGAAGTTCGTTTGCAAGATTTAGTCGAAATCGCTCGTGAAAATCGACCCGATCTAAAAAAAGCCCTGCAAACATTACGTTTTGAAGAAGCCAATTTGGAACTTCAATATGCAAATGCCATTCCTGATTTATCATTTGGTCCTGTTTATAACCGTGGTGGTACTGCTTTCCAAAACTATTGGGGGGTCACAGCACAACTTAGTGTCCCACTCTTTGATAGAAACCAAGGAAATATCCAAGCTGCTGAAAAAGCAATTCTTGTCCGCAAACAAGAGTTAAAGAACAATATCCTCGAAGTAGAAAACGAAGTAGCCGTTGCCTACCAATCTGCACGAATTAAAGACGCACTTTATAAACGTTTTAGTAACGCGTATATCAAAGATTACGGAAGTTTATCATTAGATATGATTATGAGTTATGAAAAGAAATACATAACCATTTTAGAATTTGCCGACTTCTTTGAAACCTATCGTTCCAGTATTGTGGAGATGTTAAAACTCCAAACGGATCGAATGGAAGCCATTGAAAATGTAAACTACTCCGTGGGTAAAGGAATCTTTATCCCTAAATCTGAAAATCAAACCAATCCTAAATCTGAGGAATAA